The Phaseolus vulgaris cultivar G19833 chromosome 5, P. vulgaris v2.0, whole genome shotgun sequence genomic interval CACCATTTATTTGCTCTTCTAGCTCCCTCTTTCTTTCTTCCAAATAGGCCAACTCATTGCACAACTCATTTTCCATGCACACCACTTCCTTGAAGTGTATCTTGTTAGCTTCAAGACACTTTTCTAGTTCATCAGCTTTCAACAACTTTGCTGTGGTGGACTCCATTTTCTTGCTCTCACATGTGTAATCCCTACTCCAATCAGTGAACTGTCTTGAAACTTGTATTATCAATGATCTTATTTCCACTGATATTCCATCTTCTGCTGGTAAATTTGTGAGGTACTCTAAGGTATCTTTCATTGTACTGTATTCATCAGGGCCCAACAGAGCAGAAAACTGTTTGGTGACACAGTCTTGAAGTGTCTTCAATGCTTTCTTTGTCTCTTCACTTGGCCTTTTGTTGGCCAATTCAGAAACCACTATGAAGTCATTGTTAAGTGACACCACAGAGATCTCATCATCCAGAACAGCATAAAATGCCTCCATGTCTCCATCATCTATAGTCAACAAGCTGGTTTGATTTTCCAAGAACTCAACTGTTGTTGGCAGCACCATGGTGGATCTGTTACTGTTTTGAGGTGTCTGTGTAAAGCTTGTGACTTGGGATTGTGGTTGAGCTTTCACTAGATGATCAGAAACTAGCATGTTTGATCCAGAAGCTACAAGAACAAGAGAAATTTAAAGGAGTTGTTGAGATAAAGCAATGAAGTGAAGTTTTTATTCATGTTTTTGAAGGAATCATGGCATATCATTCCACATTGCATATTGAATTGAAGCAATCTGTCTACTACAAACCAACAAGTTTGTTTTGTactataaatttgattttagatTACCCATAGCATGCTTTGTCAATTGGTTAGAATATTAAAATGGAGCTGGATCAACAAACTACCTAAGTAAATGGACACATGATTTGAAGATAATAACATGAACACTATTGCATGGAAATAATGCATATCCATGTAGATCTCAGGCTTACCCTTGACACCACCAATATCTTCATGAGGCAATGATAACATTGAATCTTTGGTAACACCATTCAAtgtcttttcatgcaataaattCTTATCTTGGTTCTGATCAGTTCCAGTGTGGCATGCAGCTATATCAGGTGTCTCACAACCCTCCAAGTTATTGAAAATGTAGCAGTTATCATCTACTCTTCTGCAATATTGGGAATCTTGTGTTGACCTGATGCTTTTTTCACTCTCTGAATCTAAATCTGCATCAGGATCTGTAAGTAGTATGTCCTCCATGTTAGCTTCTTGCTTACACACATGAACTCCACACCAACTCACACTCACATTTGATGCTCCACTTATCTTCTCACATGAAATCTCAACCTGATTCCAGCCATCCATCAGATATAAATCAAGACTAGGCCAGTGGATGGATGAATGAGTTCTCAAGTCATAGAGCCACACATGATCTGTCACCATATCTGAAAAGCCTCTTGGAATTTCCAATTCATAAACTTCCTCACCATTTATATAAAATCGAATTTCACAGTTAAAAGTCTTCTTCATCTCACTCTCAACCTCAAGAGCAAAGCATATGATAATAACTGGAAACTTTTCTCGCACCCAAAATGTCATATATTCTCCTTTGGTGACATGGTCAAACCATGCTGGAACCCTTGTTCCAGGCACCATAACCTGTAACTCCCATCCCTCAAAAGTTTCCTACACAAGAAAGTTCAAGTAAAAATGGTCGGTGACTAAAGAGCAGGGAGATTTAAGAAAGAAGATGCAAACCTTGTTCAATAATAAATTGGATGACTCTGCAGTCAATGATGTGCAATTTCTTGCATTAATGTATTGCATGTTAGGAGGAAATGCTGGAATTTCTTGGAGTTTCTTACAGTTGTCCAAGTGAAGTAATTCCAAGCAAGGACATTCTTGGATGCAGCTTGGAAGagatacaaaattattttctgaGAGTACTACTGATGCTAATTTTGGGAAACTATTGAAAATTATGGGAAGATCTTCATCTACAAGGCCACAGTTTTCTAGATTCAGTGACTGAATGTTACCAAAGGTAAGGGTAGGTTCTCCCATATTTGTCAACTTTGTCAAAAAGTTTCTAAGTTGTGGACAGCCATCCATATCAAGGTTTGTAAGACTTTGAAGCATATCAAAGTTGTGAGGAAGTTCCTTGAGGTTTAAGCAAGATGTCATGCTAAATTCTTGAAGACCAGAAAGGTTTCCAATGGAAGGAGGCAACTCTTTTATACCAGTGCCTTCTATAGAAAGGGACATGAGGTTATCCATTTTCCCCAAAATAGCAGGAAAATTTTGAAGGCTTGAGCACCAATTAAGGATAAGACTTCTCAATGATGTCAACCTGATGGCACTTGGAAAAACCTTAAGCTTAGTGCATCCATAAGCCCTGAACTCAACAAGTTTCTCAAGGAATCCAACAgattcatgaagttcttctaaATTTGTACAATAGTCAAGATTTAGTTCTGTCAAATTAGGGACTCTTGAAATTTCAGGTAGTTTTGTCAACAATTCACAGGAACTCAAGTCCATAGAAGTCAAGGAATCCAAATACTGCAAAGAAAATGCTAGTTTAGCATAATTGCAAGTTATGTGaagaaagaaacaaagaaaattCTACCATGACAAAATGAAACCTTACCTTGAATGGCTCTTGCATTGTAAAACGACTTCCTGACAAGTTGAGCACAACAAGTTTCTTTGGTTGAAAAGTAGATGGCAAAGATGAAGGATATTTCATCCAATCCAGCAACCTTAAGTTGTTTGGAAGATGTTGGGGGCTTCCAAAAAAGTGTCCATTTCTAACTATAAGAATCTGAAGATTTTTCATCTTCTTGAAGGAATCATCTTTCAAGTGTACCATATAGTCATCAGGGAGGTCCACCATCATGCCTTGAATTCTATAAGTCCCCTTTAACCAAAACATGCATAAAACTACATTAAGcttgagatttttttattcaagtatGTGAcagttattatgttttaaagTTTAACCAATCACTTTATCAAACTTACACCATCTTCTAATCACAAACCATCATATCAGGGTAAGTTTGTTAACTGTTATAAtagctataaaaaaaattgcactAAAAATGACTCTAGATTGATTCATAATGTAAAAACCTTTTTACTGGTAATGCATGCCTATTACACTTCATAAACTTGTGAAACAATGTAAAATAACTAACACACATATGGCTCTTACAGTATTTTCAGTGAGTACTTCAAAAACATCTTCATGATGCCACAATCTACTCCTTTTTCCAGGCTCTATTGGTGAAACTTCTCTAACGATTTCCCTACCCATGTCTTGTATCAGATCATGCATTCTCAATCTGTTATATTCATCAATACTAACAAGAGATCTATCAATAAGTACACTGATGCCAAATGTTGGATAAAAACCACAAGCTTGCAGTGTCTTCTCTACATACTCCACTGTCTCCCCCTTGAAGAAGCAAGCTACATCAAGGAAAATTTCCTTCTCATTCTCTTCTAGATTATCATAGGTTACTCTTAGTACATTCTGAACCTCTCTGCTGGGAATCTTTTCATATTTTCCCAGAGCAGATTTCCACTCTGCCACTGTTTTACCAAACAAAGTAGACCCCATTACTTTCAAAGCCAATGGAAGCCCCTCAGCATAGAGAACCACACGGTTACAAATCTCCAAATAGCCTGCATCAGGTGCCTTCCTTTTGAAGGCACTCCAAGTGAACAGTTCAAAAGCTTCACCATGGTttagtttctttacttcatagGTTTTGTCAACCTGATGAGCAGCCAGCAAGTGCTTATCCCTTGTTGTTATAATGATCACACTTCCAAAACCAAACCAATCGCGTCCTCCTGCCAGTGCTTGAAGCTGCTCCAACTTGTCAACATCATCAATAACCAAAAGTACTTTTTTGCAACAAAGCCTTTTCTTGATAATAGGGATTCCTTTGTAAATGCTTCCCAGCTTGATGTTCTTGTCCCCAACTGTATCAAAAAGAAGTGATTCTTGAAGTTGCACTAAGCCTTGTCTTTGATTTGAACTTTCTCTTATGTCAGCAAGGAAACTTGTAGCTTCAAACTGGTCAGCAATCAAGTTGTATATCGCCCCTGCAATTGTTGTCTTACCTATGCCTCCAAGTCCATGGATTCCAATGACACGAATATCTTCACCTGGTTCAATATGCAAAAGGGGCATCACTTCTGATATGCGAGTCTCTATTCCAACTGGGTATTCAGCAATGTGCAAAATGGTGTGGTTTAGCTTTTCAGAGGCCTCCTTAATGATCTCTTGGATAAGCTGAAATTCATACCTGACAAAACAAGTAACAAGTTCCCCAACACAATGTGTGAGGGAATTGAAAGCTATGAAGGTAAGAAAATGCTATTGAGTACTCTTTTCTTATTACACAGTTTAAAGAAACAAACATAGAAAGATTTTATTGTATGAAAATGAAGTATTTAGTATATCAAACGCATTATTCAATTCTTGATTTTTTAAGCAATTAGAAGAAACACAtgaatgagaaaaaaaaggaaaaactgGTGAATAAAACAAATGCTTAGTACTATTAGTTACATACCCATTTTCTAAGGTCCAACCTGAAAAATTGGCTGCTTCAAACAATGCTCTCTTCCACTTTTGCATCTTTTCCACATTACCCTTGAATCTGACTTCATGCTTGGCCATTGCTGTTCCAAAACTTCCTCTCTGATGGCGCACCTCAGAAGGGTCCACATGAAAGAAAACTGGCCACACAAGTTGGCCTCTTGTTTTGTAACACTCAAGGATCTTTGCAAGCTCATCAAGACACCATGTGGAGGATGCATAGTTTTGAGAGAACACAATGATAGCAATCCTAGACTCTTCAATGGCTGCAAGAAGAGCAAGGGATAACTCTTCCCCTCTCCTAAGCTTATCATCATCAATGAAAACATTGATACCACTTTGGCGCAAACCATGATATAGAAAGCCTGTAAAGCTTCTCCTTGTATCTTCACCTctgaaactcaagaacacatcATAAGT includes:
- the LOC137834710 gene encoding TMV resistance protein N-like isoform X2, with translation MPLLHIEPGEDIRVIGIHGLGGIGKTTIAGAIYNLIADQFEATSFLADIRESSNQRQGLVQLQESLLFDTVGDKNIKLGSIYKGIPIIKKRLCCKKVLLVIDDVDKLEQLQALAGGRDWFGFGSVIIITTRDKHLLAAHQVDKTYEVKKLNHGEAFELFTWSAFKRKAPDAGYLEICNRVVLYAEGLPLALKVMGSTLFGKTVAEWKSALGKYEKIPSREVQNVLRVTYDNLEENEKEIFLDVACFFKGETVEYVEKTLQACGFYPTFGISVLIDRSLVSIDEYNRLRMHDLIQDMGREIVREVSPIEPGKRSRLWHHEDVFEVLTENTGTYRIQGMMVDLPDDYMVHLKDDSFKKMKNLQILIVRNGHFFGSPQHLPNNLRLLDWMKYPSSLPSTFQPKKLVVLNLSGSRFTMQEPFKYLDSLTSMDLSSCELLTKLPEISRVPNLTELNLDYCTNLEELHESVGFLEKLVEFRAYGCTKLKVFPSAIRLTSLRSLILNWCSSLQNFPAILGKMDNLMSLSIEGTGIKELPPSIGNLSGLQEFSMTSCLNLKELPHNFDMLQSLTNLDMDGCPQLRNFLTKLTNMGEPTLTFGNIQSLNLENCGLVDEDLPIIFNSFPKLASVVLSENNFVSLPSCIQECPCLELLHLDNCKKLQEIPAFPPNMQYINARNCTSLTAESSNLLLNKETFEGWELQVMVPGTRVPAWFDHVTKGEYMTFWVREKFPVIIICFALEVESEMKKTFNCEIRFYINGEEVYELEIPRGFSDMVTDHVWLYDLRTHSSIHWPSLDLYLMDGWNQVEISCEKISGASNVSVSWCGVHVCKQEANMEDILLTDPDADLDSESEKSIRSTQDSQYCRRVDDNCYIFNNLEGCETPDIAACHTGTDQNQDKNLLHEKTLNGVTKDSMLSLPHEDIGGVKASGSNMLVSDHLVKAQPQSQVTSFTQTPQNSNRSTMVLPTTVEFLENQTSLLTIDDGDMEAFYAVLDDEISVVSLNNDFIVVSELANKRPSEETKKALKTLQDCVTKQFSALLGPDEYSTMKDTLEYLTNLPAEDGISVEIRSLIIQVSRQFTDWSRDYTCESKKMESTTAKLLKADELEKCLEANKIHFKEVVCMENELCNELAYLEERKRELEEQINGVKANISASQAAKNMATQRKREVFGEAKILKAQRDELREQVPHLRDEHELAMKIQSNIRDEWSKLGEKFNYGLRHGKIDEY
- the LOC137834710 gene encoding TMV resistance protein N-like isoform X1, which translates into the protein MAIMLSEGASSSSAFERGWTYDVFLSFRGEDTRRSFTGFLYHGLRQSGINVFIDDDKLRRGEELSLALLAAIEESRIAIIVFSQNYASSTWCLDELAKILECYKTRGQLVWPVFFHVDPSEVRHQRGSFGTAMAKHEVRFKGNVEKMQKWKRALFEAANFSGWTLENGYEFQLIQEIIKEASEKLNHTILHIAEYPVGIETRISEVMPLLHIEPGEDIRVIGIHGLGGIGKTTIAGAIYNLIADQFEATSFLADIRESSNQRQGLVQLQESLLFDTVGDKNIKLGSIYKGIPIIKKRLCCKKVLLVIDDVDKLEQLQALAGGRDWFGFGSVIIITTRDKHLLAAHQVDKTYEVKKLNHGEAFELFTWSAFKRKAPDAGYLEICNRVVLYAEGLPLALKVMGSTLFGKTVAEWKSALGKYEKIPSREVQNVLRVTYDNLEENEKEIFLDVACFFKGETVEYVEKTLQACGFYPTFGISVLIDRSLVSIDEYNRLRMHDLIQDMGREIVREVSPIEPGKRSRLWHHEDVFEVLTENTGTYRIQGMMVDLPDDYMVHLKDDSFKKMKNLQILIVRNGHFFGSPQHLPNNLRLLDWMKYPSSLPSTFQPKKLVVLNLSGSRFTMQEPFKYLDSLTSMDLSSCELLTKLPEISRVPNLTELNLDYCTNLEELHESVGFLEKLVEFRAYGCTKLKVFPSAIRLTSLRSLILNWCSSLQNFPAILGKMDNLMSLSIEGTGIKELPPSIGNLSGLQEFSMTSCLNLKELPHNFDMLQSLTNLDMDGCPQLRNFLTKLTNMGEPTLTFGNIQSLNLENCGLVDEDLPIIFNSFPKLASVVLSENNFVSLPSCIQECPCLELLHLDNCKKLQEIPAFPPNMQYINARNCTSLTAESSNLLLNKETFEGWELQVMVPGTRVPAWFDHVTKGEYMTFWVREKFPVIIICFALEVESEMKKTFNCEIRFYINGEEVYELEIPRGFSDMVTDHVWLYDLRTHSSIHWPSLDLYLMDGWNQVEISCEKISGASNVSVSWCGVHVCKQEANMEDILLTDPDADLDSESEKSIRSTQDSQYCRRVDDNCYIFNNLEGCETPDIAACHTGTDQNQDKNLLHEKTLNGVTKDSMLSLPHEDIGGVKASGSNMLVSDHLVKAQPQSQVTSFTQTPQNSNRSTMVLPTTVEFLENQTSLLTIDDGDMEAFYAVLDDEISVVSLNNDFIVVSELANKRPSEETKKALKTLQDCVTKQFSALLGPDEYSTMKDTLEYLTNLPAEDGISVEIRSLIIQVSRQFTDWSRDYTCESKKMESTTAKLLKADELEKCLEANKIHFKEVVCMENELCNELAYLEERKRELEEQINGVKANISASQAAKNMATQRKREVFGEAKILKAQRDELREQVPHLRDEHELAMKIQSNIRDEWSKLGEKFNYGLRHGKIDEY